A stretch of the Synergistota bacterium genome encodes the following:
- the cysS gene encoding cysteine--tRNA ligase, whose protein sequence is MSLVFQNTLTKRKEPFRTIESGKVRMYVCGPTVYNYFHIGNARPFIIFDIARRYMEYKGYVVKYVQNFTDIDDKIIKRAHEEGKTWKEIAEKYIEAYFEDADALKIKRASYYPKATEHIKEMIELVSKLIDKGHAYVTDGDVYYDVLSFPEYGKLSGKPISELEAGARIEPDPKKKNPLDFALWKRAKEGEPYWDSPWGKGRPGWHIECSAMSMKHLGETIDIHAGGEDLIFPHHENEIAQTEGVTGKPFCNFWLHNGYLLINEEKMSKSLGNILTARELREKYAPEVLRLFMLSAHYRHPINFSDETLKQAESGQKRIQNAMFNLKDAFNSSELLNPSSKEDFKFSEEIEKSKLRFEESMDDDLNTPEALASIFELVKSINTYLTEAINPKKGLLEKAIAFLNNVNEIFGIIRTEEKLPLEIIEIERLIKEREEARKERNWEKADSIRKYLLSKGIILEDTPTGTRWKLK, encoded by the coding sequence ATGAGTTTGGTTTTCCAAAATACTTTAACTAAAAGAAAAGAGCCTTTCAGAACCATAGAGTCTGGAAAAGTAAGAATGTATGTTTGCGGGCCAACCGTATATAACTATTTCCACATAGGAAACGCAAGACCGTTTATTATATTCGATATAGCAAGAAGGTACATGGAGTATAAGGGATATGTAGTTAAATACGTACAAAATTTTACTGATATAGATGATAAGATTATAAAGAGAGCGCATGAGGAAGGAAAAACATGGAAGGAGATAGCAGAAAAATATATAGAGGCTTATTTCGAAGATGCTGATGCTTTAAAGATAAAAAGAGCTTCCTACTATCCAAAAGCAACTGAACACATTAAAGAAATGATAGAACTTGTGTCGAAATTAATAGATAAAGGACACGCTTATGTTACTGATGGAGATGTTTATTACGATGTTTTAAGCTTCCCAGAATACGGAAAGCTCTCAGGAAAACCTATAAGCGAGCTTGAAGCTGGAGCAAGAATTGAACCAGATCCTAAGAAGAAAAATCCTTTGGATTTTGCCTTATGGAAAAGGGCCAAAGAAGGAGAACCTTACTGGGATAGTCCTTGGGGAAAGGGAAGACCAGGTTGGCATATAGAGTGCTCAGCAATGTCGATGAAACATTTAGGAGAAACAATTGATATACATGCAGGTGGAGAAGATCTGATATTTCCTCATCATGAAAACGAAATCGCTCAAACCGAAGGCGTAACAGGAAAGCCCTTTTGCAACTTTTGGCTCCACAACGGATACTTATTAATAAACGAAGAGAAAATGTCTAAATCTTTAGGCAATATATTAACAGCAAGAGAACTCAGGGAAAAGTATGCTCCTGAGGTTTTAAGGTTATTTATGCTATCAGCTCACTATAGACATCCCATAAACTTTAGCGACGAAACTTTGAAGCAAGCCGAAAGTGGGCAAAAGAGAATACAAAACGCTATGTTTAACTTAAAAGATGCCTTTAATAGCAGCGAACTTTTAAACCCATCATCTAAAGAAGACTTTAAGTTTTCAGAGGAAATAGAGAAATCCAAGTTAAGGTTTGAAGAAAGTATGGATGACGACTTAAATACGCCAGAGGCTCTGGCAAGCATATTCGAACTTGTAAAATCTATAAATACTTATCTTACGGAAGCAATAAACCCTAAGAAAGGTCTTTTAGAAAAGGCCATTGCCTTCTTAAACAACGTCAATGAGATATTCGGAATAATAAGAACGGAAGAAAAACTCCCTCTTGAAATAATAGAAATAGAAAGACTTATTAAAGAAAGAGAAGAAGCAAGAAAAGAAAGGAATTGGGAGAAAGCTGATTCAATAAGAAAATACTTACTATCCAAGGGGATTATACTAGAAGACACT